The Elusimicrobiota bacterium genomic interval GACGCCAAGAGAGACGGCGGGGGGATAATATTTGTCCGGGGAGTTTGCCATGGCCGGTTCTCCAGGCCCTTGGTGCGTTCGGGACCCGTCGTACATGTTACCACATAGGGGCCCAGGCGCGGATAGGCCCTTTACCCGGCCGCAACGGACCCCTTCGGTCCATCTGGCCCGCGGCAGCTCCGTGATATGATGCCGACATGCCTCAAGGCCTCACGGTGCGCAGGCCCGCGGCGCTGCTGCGGTCGGCCCTCTCTCTTGCGATAGTCCTCTTGTCTCCGGGCCTTGCCCCCTACGAAGCTTTGGCCAACACGGTCGCGGTCTCCGCGGCCTCCTCCGGCGGGACCTCAGTGTTCAACGCCGCGGGCGCGGCGGCGCGCTCCGCCGTGGGCGCGGGTCCGGTCCAGATCTCGGTTTTGCCCGCCGGCCTCAGCCTGAAGCCGGCATTGTCCGTGGCTGCCGCTCCTTCCGTCAAGAGCCCCGCGGCGCCGCCCCTGGTCTCCGCGGCCGAGCCCCTGGCCAAGCCCGGGGCCTCCGGCGTCGCCCTCGCGGCTCAAGCGGCGGACCTTGCCGCGCCGCTCGCGGCCCCTGCGGCTGTCGCGGCCGTCCCCGCGACCTTGGGGCTGCTCAGCCAAGCCTTGCCCGCGCAGGCCCCCGCCGCGGCCAAAGGCTCGGTCCTGCCGGATTCGCGCCTGAGCCTCCTCTTCGACGGCTCCATCGCTCGGCGCGGAGCGGAGGCGCAGGCCGGTGAGGCCGTGGCCGAGGCCAGCCCGGCCCCGAGCCATGGCTCCGGGCTGGCATCGCCCGCGCGTGGGCGCCTCGCGGCCGGCGCGCGCGTCTTCGGCCACACCGTGGCAGAGATGTTCTTGGGCGAGGCGAAGTTCGCCTCCCTGACGCGCCCCTATCGCGGCCGGATGATCCTCGCGCGCCTGATCCTCGTCTTCCAGGCCGTGATGGGGACGGCGCTGGCCTACTCGACCGGGGCTTTCATCGACGCGGCCTTGGCGCACGCCGCGCCCGTGGCCCTGGGCTGGTTCTTGGGCATGGCCGCGCTGACCGGGGCGAGGATCCTCGTCAGCCGGTACCATTGGGTCCTGCTCGAGCGCATCAAGGTGCGCATGCGCCAGGACTTGCGCATGGCCTTCTTCGAGCATGTCCAGCGCCTGCCGGCCTCCTTCGGCCGGCGGGGAGACCCGCCGGAGATCACGATGCGCCTGCTCAATGACGTGGCCAGGGTCATGACCAAGAACGTGGACATCCCCGTCAATACGCCTATGCTCGTGATCCAACTGGTCATGGCCGCGGGCTTCGTGCTGCATACGAGCCTGCCGCTGGCGGTCGGGATACTGGTGTCGCTGCCGCTCTTGGCGTACTTGTCCGCGCGCTTCGGCGGGAAGCTGGCGGCCCAGCAGCAGCGGCTCGCCGCGCTGCAGGCGGACCTCACCCGCCTCGGGCAGGACCTGTTCTCCGGGAACCGCGACGCGCGGGCCTCCGGCGGCGACGGGCACGCGGCCTCGGTCTACCGCGGCCGCTCGGGCGTCTACGAGGCGCTCCTGCTCGAGATCGCGAAGCTGTCCTCGGGCTACGCCGCGCTCAGGGATTTCCTCCAGACGGCCTTCTCCGAGTTCTTGATCCTGGGCGCCGGTTTCATGAGCTTCATCCTCACCGGGTCTCCGAGCGTAGGGCAGATCATGTCCTTGCGCGGCTACGCCAACGACCTGCGCGGCGCTTTCTCGGGAATCCTGGACCGGTACAACGACGGCCGCTCCGCGGACGGCGGGCTGAGCCGGGTCCACGAGCTGCGCGAAGCGCCCGCCGCCGCCCCGGACAAGCCCGGCGCGCGGGACTTCGCCGGCTCGGAGGTCTCCTTCCGCGCCCTGAGCTACACCCTCCCCGGCCAAGGGGAGGTCCTGCGGAACGTCGATTTCTCGGCCGCGCCCGGCGAGCGGGTGCTCGTCGTGGGAGGCGAGGCCGCGGCGCGGCGCTCCCTGATCGACCTCCTGCTGCGGCTGGACTCTCCCAGATCGGGTTCGGTCCGGACGGGCGGCGCCGACGTAGCCGACCTCAAGCGGGACGGGCTCATCGCGCACATCTCGCTGGTGGCCGGGGACGCGGCCGCCTTCTCCGGCACCCTGCGCCAGAACCTGCTCTTCGGGATCGCCAGACAGGTCAGCGATGAGGAGCTGACCGCGGCCTTGCGGGCCGCCGGGGCCGCCTGCCTGCTCGACGCCGAGCGCCTGCCCCAGGGCCTCGACACCTTGGTCGAGGACGAGTCCGGGACCTCTCTCGACACCGAGCAGCTCCAGCGCCTGGCCCTGGCCCGGGCCGTGCTCAAGGACCCGGCCGTGCTCATCGCAGAGGACCTCGGCCTGGGGCTGGACACGAGAGTAGCCGGGACGCTGCGGCGCGACTTCGAGCGTCTCGCGCGAGGGCGCACGACGCTGGTCTTCGCCGGCCAGCCC includes:
- a CDS encoding ABC transporter ATP-binding protein: MPQGLTVRRPAALLRSALSLAIVLLSPGLAPYEALANTVAVSAASSGGTSVFNAAGAAARSAVGAGPVQISVLPAGLSLKPALSVAAAPSVKSPAAPPLVSAAEPLAKPGASGVALAAQAADLAAPLAAPAAVAAVPATLGLLSQALPAQAPAAAKGSVLPDSRLSLLFDGSIARRGAEAQAGEAVAEASPAPSHGSGLASPARGRLAAGARVFGHTVAEMFLGEAKFASLTRPYRGRMILARLILVFQAVMGTALAYSTGAFIDAALAHAAPVALGWFLGMAALTGARILVSRYHWVLLERIKVRMRQDLRMAFFEHVQRLPASFGRRGDPPEITMRLLNDVARVMTKNVDIPVNTPMLVIQLVMAAGFVLHTSLPLAVGILVSLPLLAYLSARFGGKLAAQQQRLAALQADLTRLGQDLFSGNRDARASGGDGHAASVYRGRSGVYEALLLEIAKLSSGYAALRDFLQTAFSEFLILGAGFMSFILTGSPSVGQIMSLRGYANDLRGAFSGILDRYNDGRSADGGLSRVHELREAPAAAPDKPGARDFAGSEVSFRALSYTLPGQGEVLRNVDFSAAPGERVLVVGGEAAARRSLIDLLLRLDSPRSGSVRTGGADVADLKRDGLIAHISLVAGDAAAFSGTLRQNLLFGIARQVSDEELTAALRAAGAACLLDAERLPQGLDTLVEDESGTSLDTEQLQRLALARAVLKDPAVLIAEDLGLGLDTRVAGTLRRDFERLARGRTTLVFAGQPERAEGYDRIVVLHDGKVVESGTHAELMALGGRYREMVESSGPKAPSN